The following are from one region of the Methanospirillum hungatei genome:
- a CDS encoding ATP-binding protein, whose protein sequence is MLDSSYELLEKIKLGEDNSIEFKRIEFSGDRVKSPSRNDLADEIAALANTNEAILLLGIDDKTRDIIGVPLDRIDLVETYIRDICMDSIKPPVIIRAYRLFLPDHLGVQKIILKVEIPKSLFVHQSPGGYFMRLGSSKRQMPPEYLARLFQQRSQARIIWFDEQIAPETSFSDLDPRYTERFITKTEDSQLIQLEKRGLLKRDDSDILRATVAGILLCSLHPENHLPGAFIEAVHYKGLVQDSHYQIDARSITGPLDQQIDDAVSFVMKNQQVTARKTPDRVEKYQFSNRAVFEAIVNAVAHRDYSIYGSKIRLFLFDDRLEIFSPGSLPNTMSLETIELRQSTRNELVTSLLAECPVSYSERIGGRKHYMEKRGDGVPIIIRESMELSGKRPEYKLLDHSELFLTIFAADV, encoded by the coding sequence ATGTTAGATAGTTCATATGAATTACTAGAAAAGATTAAACTGGGTGAAGATAACTCTATCGAATTCAAAAGGATAGAATTCAGTGGGGATAGAGTAAAAAGTCCGTCAAGAAATGATCTCGCAGATGAAATTGCAGCTCTTGCTAATACAAATGAAGCAATCTTACTTTTAGGCATTGATGATAAAACTCGTGATATCATAGGGGTTCCATTAGATAGAATTGATCTTGTTGAAACTTATATCCGGGATATCTGTATGGATAGCATAAAACCACCAGTAATTATCCGTGCATACCGGCTTTTTCTCCCTGATCATCTGGGTGTTCAGAAAATTATCCTAAAGGTAGAGATCCCAAAAAGTCTTTTTGTTCACCAGAGCCCCGGAGGATATTTTATGAGGCTGGGAAGTTCTAAGCGACAAATGCCTCCGGAGTATCTGGCAAGATTATTTCAACAACGAAGTCAGGCACGAATCATCTGGTTTGATGAACAGATTGCTCCTGAAACATCTTTTTCTGACTTGGATCCCCGGTATACTGAACGATTTATTACAAAAACTGAAGATTCTCAACTGATTCAATTAGAAAAGAGGGGGCTCCTTAAACGGGATGATTCTGATATTCTACGGGCAACAGTTGCAGGGATTCTTCTCTGTTCACTTCATCCGGAAAATCACCTTCCTGGTGCATTTATAGAAGCCGTCCATTACAAAGGATTAGTTCAGGACTCACATTATCAGATTGATGCACGATCCATCACCGGCCCACTTGATCAACAGATTGATGATGCTGTCTCCTTTGTGATGAAAAACCAACAGGTGACCGCCAGAAAAACCCCCGACCGTGTTGAAAAGTATCAATTCAGCAATCGGGCAGTTTTTGAAGCGATTGTCAATGCAGTAGCGCATCGGGATTATTCGATATATGGATCCAAAATACGCCTTTTTCTCTTTGATGATCGCCTGGAGATTTTCTCACCTGGCTCTCTTCCAAACACAATGAGTTTAGAAACCATTGAACTGAGACAATCCACGAGAAATGAACTCGTAACTTCACTTCTGGCTGAATGCCCAGTTTCATATTCGGAACGGATTGGTGGACGAAAACACTATATGGAAAAACGTGGAGATGGAGTTCCTATAATTATCAGAGAAAGCATGGAATTGTCCGGAAAAAGACCTGAGTATAAACTACTTGATCATAGCGAACTTTTTCTTACGATATTTGCCGCTGATGTATAA
- a CDS encoding 4Fe-4S binding protein codes for MNTISTDTMAKENKNKTSSPRQKIRLILLILSFLLIPVTIFYISPIILMMGAAEGIVTGSLILYILLFFIALFAGRIWCGWLCPMGAWQEFWSPVIKRPVTAGWRDLVKYGFTVLLLFAIVSSFIAAGSIKGIDIFYGTIGGISISSLDVLQVVMMIFITILVVAFITGKRGFCHVVCPIAGIMIAGRFLANRVGWSALRLSVQNDACTSCRTCQKECPMGLSVPEMVRNNQMENPDCILCARCADTCPEGVIGYSIRRK; via the coding sequence ATGAATACCATATCTACAGATACTATGGCGAAAGAGAACAAAAACAAAACCTCATCACCGAGGCAGAAGATCCGGCTGATCCTTCTGATCCTGTCGTTTCTCCTGATTCCTGTTACGATATTCTATATCTCCCCCATAATCCTGATGATGGGTGCTGCAGAAGGAATAGTCACCGGTAGCCTGATCCTCTATATTCTGTTATTCTTCATTGCACTCTTCGCAGGACGGATTTGGTGCGGTTGGCTCTGCCCGATGGGTGCCTGGCAGGAATTCTGGTCTCCGGTTATCAAAAGGCCAGTGACTGCCGGGTGGCGTGACCTGGTCAAATATGGGTTCACCGTGTTGTTGCTATTCGCAATTGTTTCATCCTTCATCGCTGCCGGTAGTATTAAAGGGATTGATATCTTTTACGGGACCATCGGGGGAATTTCCATCTCATCTCTTGATGTTCTGCAGGTCGTCATGATGATCTTCATCACTATCCTGGTGGTTGCGTTCATAACCGGCAAGCGGGGTTTCTGTCATGTCGTCTGCCCGATCGCCGGGATCATGATAGCCGGGCGTTTCCTCGCAAATCGTGTTGGATGGTCTGCCCTCAGGTTATCAGTGCAGAATGATGCATGTACGAGCTGCAGAACTTGCCAGAAAGAATGTCCGATGGGCCTTTCGGTCCCGGAGATGGTCCGGAATAATCAGATGGAGAATCCTGATTGTATTCTTTGTGCCCGGTGTGCTGATACCTGCCCTGAAGGGGTTATCGGATACTCGATCAGACGGAAATAG
- the csa3 gene encoding CRISPR-associated CARF protein Csa3 produces MKTYISPIGFDTTHLLSLLVRFGIESNDSIILIRPIDDDDRSFRAIEEIQELTRKIGDGITIDILKVDHRDFMSMVFVFIRSLSESAGKPGNNDKLYVNLSGGPREILIALTTASITVSDKIDLVTSFSDIGRDLQIISLPYIANSPDEKEYYLLHDIKKNGPTSFADIASRLQISESTISRQCSRLSGLQWITVESRGKNKFASISPSGEIMIMRYNPPKDNVV; encoded by the coding sequence ATGAAAACATACATATCTCCCATTGGATTTGATACCACTCACCTCCTTTCCCTATTAGTGAGATTTGGTATTGAATCGAACGATTCCATAATTCTCATTAGACCAATCGATGACGATGATAGATCATTTCGGGCTATTGAAGAAATCCAAGAGTTAACTAGGAAAATTGGTGATGGAATAACTATTGACATTTTAAAAGTAGATCACCGCGATTTCATGAGCATGGTATTTGTTTTCATTCGTTCTCTCAGTGAATCTGCAGGAAAACCAGGAAACAATGATAAATTATATGTAAATCTTTCCGGTGGACCAAGAGAGATTCTCATTGCTCTAACAACAGCCTCCATCACAGTTTCTGATAAAATTGATCTGGTAACTTCTTTTTCAGATATCGGGCGAGACCTACAGATCATCTCTCTTCCTTACATTGCAAACTCTCCTGATGAAAAAGAGTATTATCTATTACATGACATCAAAAAAAATGGACCCACTTCTTTTGCAGATATCGCTTCCCGATTGCAAATTTCTGAAAGCACAATCTCGCGCCAATGTTCAAGACTTTCAGGTCTTCAATGGATAACGGTTGAATCACGGGGTAAGAACAAATTTGCATCAATCTCTCCATCTGGTGAGATCATGATTATGCGATACAATCCCCCAAAAGACAACGTAGTGTAA
- the cas6 gene encoding CRISPR system precrRNA processing endoribonuclease RAMP protein Cas6, translated as MHLIHLTVSPKTSFQIPLSDGYQLYSALLSLIKEKYPDTSLKIHNSPLPSLSTTGLIGRFEKSSQKGHKSVKIGEEYSWRIGITDPHDEELFNHIITPFLLDRKEISLFEGNLCISSMETQYQSFQDIIQKVGGYRRPAIQMDFMTPTCIQYRNSRVTEMFPNRIAVFFSILSKYNQVCPENLRLALNRDDFGRYLLESPNPQTYRTHSVLTNTIFDSKKQHPRPIFKQGFTGICRYIFTGDSPISIINASLILAHFAEYCGVGSSVSRGCGQVSVSFLEDNYAN; from the coding sequence ATGCATCTGATCCATCTTACAGTTTCTCCAAAAACTTCATTTCAGATTCCACTTAGTGATGGATATCAGTTATATTCAGCCCTTCTTTCCCTAATCAAGGAAAAGTATCCGGATACAAGTTTAAAAATTCATAATTCGCCTCTCCCCTCCTTATCAACAACGGGATTGATAGGCAGATTTGAAAAGTCGTCACAAAAGGGCCACAAATCCGTAAAAATTGGTGAAGAATATTCCTGGAGGATTGGAATTACTGATCCTCATGATGAAGAACTTTTTAATCACATTATCACTCCTTTTTTATTAGACAGAAAAGAAATTTCTCTTTTTGAAGGTAATTTATGCATTTCTTCGATGGAAACACAATACCAGTCATTTCAGGATATCATTCAGAAAGTGGGGGGATATCGCAGGCCTGCTATTCAGATGGACTTTATGACTCCGACCTGCATTCAATATAGAAACAGCCGGGTAACTGAGATGTTCCCAAATCGGATTGCAGTATTTTTTTCAATACTCTCCAAATACAATCAAGTCTGTCCGGAAAATTTACGTCTTGCACTCAATCGAGATGATTTTGGGAGATATTTACTTGAATCTCCTAACCCACAAACATACCGAACACATTCGGTTTTAACCAATACGATATTTGATTCAAAAAAACAGCATCCTCGTCCGATTTTTAAACAAGGGTTTACCGGAATATGTAGATATATTTTCACCGGGGATTCTCCCATTTCCATCATTAATGCCTCTCTCATTCTTGCCCATTTTGCAGAATATTGTGGTGTTGGATCAAGTGTGTCACGTGGATGTGGCCAGGTATCCGTTTCTTTTTTGGAGGATAATTATGCAAACTAA